From Rutidosis leptorrhynchoides isolate AG116_Rl617_1_P2 chromosome 3, CSIRO_AGI_Rlap_v1, whole genome shotgun sequence, a single genomic window includes:
- the LOC139897890 gene encoding U-box domain-containing protein 17-like — MDIEELVSQETLIDEIADKLINGDVITKIQAAREIRNMIRNRKSSGKIRAKFAGAGVIQPLVLMLSFQHNDAPEVSLLALLNLASRNQRNKEQIVTYGAIPPLVNLLEFENTNNLQELAVAAILSLSAAPNNKPAISDSGAIRLLIRSVSYGSVQGSVDAVTALYNLAASKEEPIIVLDTRVTFPLFNLLKESKKYSKFAEKITGLIEMISKSQEGILAITNCEDGILTLVETIEDGSQVSTEHAVGALLEMCVSSRSKYRELILNEGAIPGLLRLTVDGTIKARNKARLLLGLLRESTPEKRLSPTVLEKLVYEIAACIDGSEKSVQTAKILLQEGSILHFQKIG; from the exons ATGGATATAGAAGAATTAGTGAGTCAAGAAACCCTAATTGATGAAATCGCTGATAAACTAATCAATGGAGATGTAATTACCAAAATTCAAGCTGCCAGAGAGATCAGGAACATGATTCGTAATCGTAAATCCTCCGGTAAGATTCGCGCCAAGTTCGCCGGCGCCGGTGTAATTCAACCGCTTGTTCTTATGCTCAGCTTTCAACATAATGATGCTCCTGAAGTTTCGCTTCTTGCGTTACTCAATCTCGCTTCTAGAAACCAACG AAATAAGGAACAAATAGTGACATATGGTGCCATTCCTCCTTTAGTTAACCTTCTCGAATTCGAAAACACAAACAACTTACAAGAATTAGCCGTTGCAGCGATTTTGTCGTTATCAGCTGCACCTAATAACAAACCTGCAATATCTGATTCAGGCGCAATCCGCCTTTTAATTCGATCGGTTAGCTATGGTTCTGTTCAAGGAAGCGTTGATGCAGTAACCGCACTTTATAACCTCGCTGCATCCAAAGAAGAACCGATTATAGTTCTTGACACTAGGGTTACCTTTCCGCTTTTTAACCTTCTTAAAGAATCCAAAAAGTACTCCAAATTTGCTGAAAAGATTACCGGTTTAATTGAAATGATCTCAAAATCTCAAGAAGGGATACTGGCTATAACGAATTGTGAAGATGGGATACTAACGTTAGTAGAGACGATTGAAGATGGATCTCAAGTTAGCACAGAACACGCGGTTGGTGCATTGCTTGAAATGTGTGTGAGTTCCAGAAGTAAATATAGGGAACTTATTCTTAACGAGGGTGCGATTCCTGGTCTGTTACGGTTAACTGTTGATGGGACCATTAAAGCGCGAAACAAGGCTAGGTTGCTTCTGGGGTTACTTAGGGAGTCTACTCCCGAAAAGCGATTGAGCCCTACTGTTTTGGAGAAATTGGTTTATGAGATTGCAGCATGTATTGATGGGTCAGAGAAATCAGTTCAAACAGCCAAAATATTGTTGCAGGAAGGCTCTATCTTGCACTTCCAGAAAATTGGGTGA